One part of the Glycine soja cultivar W05 chromosome 11, ASM419377v2, whole genome shotgun sequence genome encodes these proteins:
- the LOC114373424 gene encoding photosystem I assembly factor PSA3, chloroplastic-like: protein MVVLKSTSPLSSLTSHFFNLSSSSSSSSKFTSPHSLRRRHFHHVHSTSRVAQFTIRAYMENPNTLGSFANRVIGALPVVGLIARILSDEGGVGDDLVDFAEFRRRVGKKCSETDSTAFYEFQDRRGKAGDPLYVLLCCWLAAIGAGLLKTEDILEGVARLRISNDIEFEEQSFMASMNESKERRARQNADPPAVPMEIRAGKALDAIYVCCFGKDSIEEEDKRLLTAMLGAVFASVQREEIRRLVKDKAEKVAAGVDDEYVSELKPLSKEAVELQMKDLQFLQQNSET, encoded by the exons ATGGTGGTTTTAAAGTCCACTTCACCACTCTCATCTCTCACTTCCCACTTCTTTAACctttcttcctcctcctcctcctcctccaaaTTCACCTCCCCACACTCTCTCCGCCGCCGCCACTTCCACCATGTCCACTCCACTTCAAGAGTTGCGCAATTCACTATCAGAGCCTACATGGAGAACCCCAACACATTAGGCAGTTTCGCCAACAGGGTCATTGGTGCACTCCCCGTGGTGGGACTCATTGCCAGGATCCTGAGTGATGAAGGTGGCGTTGGAGATGACCTCGTGGATTTTGCTGAGTTCAGAAGGCGCGTTGGAAAGAAGTGCTCCGAAACTGATTCCACTGCCTTTTATGAGTTCCAAGACCGACGAGGAAAG GCAGGGGATCCTCTCTATGTTCTGTTATGCTGTTGGCTAGCAGCCATTGGTGCAGGTCTTCTCAAAACCGAGGATATTCTGGAAGGGGTGGCTCGGCTCCGGATCTCCAATGACATTGAATTTGAGGAGCAGAGTTTCATGGCTTCGATGAATGAGTCAAAGGAG AGACGGGCAAGGCAAAACGCTGATCCTCCTGCTGTCCCAATGGAGATTCGAGCTGGGAAGGCTCTTGATGCTATCTATGTGTGTTGCTTTGGAAAGGACTCCATAGAGGAAGAAGACAAGAGACTGTTGACTGCAATGCTTGGCGCTGTTTTCGCATCAGTTCAACGCGAAGAGATCCGGCGCCTTGTCAAAGACAAGGCAGAGAAAGTAGCAGCAGGAGTTGATGATGAATATGTTTCAGAACTCAAGCCTCTATCAAAAGAAGCTGTGGAACTACAAATGAAAGACCTTCAGTTCCTTCAACAAAATAGTGAGACTTAA